CGGCCGTCGGGCATTGGTTGTGTTCGGCGGTGATGCGGACCTCAAATGGCTGCGCTTTCTCAGGCCCGGCTATCGGCATTGCTTCGCGCTGTTGGAAAGTGGTGATCGCTGGGTGATGTACAATCCTTTGTCCAACGGCACCGAGGTCGATGTGTGGCCGGGCGATCAGGAAGAAGCCATCCGCGCGTGGCTGGTGTCGAACGGGTATGAAGTCATGGATCAAATCATCCAGCCGCTGCGTCCGCAGCCGTATGCATGGGCCCCGTACAGCTGTGTCGAGGCGGTCAAAAGGGTGTTGGGACTACGTGCGCCTGGGGTTTTCACGCCGTGGCAGCTCTACCGGCACCTGGAAAAAACAAAAAATGGAAAAAATTCCTTGACTTTAAGGTGTGGTTGAGATAATAATCCTTTTAACGAACGGCACCAGTGTGTCCAGAGCAAACCCGGGGTTCAGCCTCGGGTTTTTTTATTCCCACAAAGGAGAAACAAATCATGGGTGGTTTAACCAGCTCGCCCCGAGCCCCTGTCGCGCCCGCCCCTGTCGTGGTGACGGATACGACGGCAGAAGATGAAACCAAGTTGCGCATGGAAGCCTTGGAGCGTCGTCGTCGCGGCCGTAGCGGAACGATCCTGACCTCGGATCGCGGTTTGGTCACGCCGAACGCAAACGCTGCTCAGAAAAAATCTCTGTTGGGGGAATGAGCATGACGGACCTGACCCCGCAATCGATCATCCAAAGCTATCAGCGCGCCAAGGATCGCCGCCGCACCTGGGAAGCGCATTGGAACGATTGTTATGATTTCACATTGCCTCAGCGCAATCCCAACACCCTGGCGGGCAGGAAGGCCGGCGACAAACTGTTCGACGGCACCGCTCCGGACGCGGTCGATCAGTTGGCGGCCAGCTTGCTGTCGAACCTGACGCCACCATGGGCGCGCTGGGTCGGCTTGATGCCGGGAACCGACGTCAACGATCATGATCGTGAGCTGTTGGCGCCGAAGCTGGAAAAGGTCGCCGGGATTTTGCAATCGCACATCGACCGCTCCAATTTCGCCATTGAAATTCACCAATGCTTTCTCGATCTGGTGACGGTCGGCACGGCGTGTTTGATGCTGGAAGAAAGCCCGCTTGGCGAGACCTCGGCGTTTCGCTTCACCGCCGTGCCGCTGTTCGATGTGGTGTTCGAAAACGATGCGGGTGGGCGTTTGGACGGAACCATGCGGCGCATGGAACTGACCCGGCGCGAGCTCAAACAACGCTACCCCGACGCCCCCGACATGGGCGAGGAGCAAGCCGCCTTGATCGGCGGGGAAGAAACCCGCATCCCGGTGATCGAGGCGGTGTTTCCCGATGACAAGGGCTATCGCTACATGGCGGTGGCCGAACCCGCGCCGGGATTGGTGAGCGACGCCACGGTGCTGTCGCAAGGGCGGTTCGAAAAATCGCCGTTCATCAATTTTCGCTGGCTCAAGGCCCCGGGTGAAATTTACGGACGCTCGCCGGTGATGAAGGCGCTGCCCGACATCAAGACCGCCAACAAGGTGGTCGAGCTGGTGTTGAAGAACGCTTCCATCGCGGTGACCGGCATCTGGCAAGCCGACGACGACGGCGTGCTCAACCCCGCCAACATCAAGTTGGTGCCGGGCGCGATCATCCCCAAGGCTGTGGGGTCGAGCGGCCTGACGCCGTTGGCCGCGCCGGGACGGTTCGACATTTCGGGTTTGGTTTTGGAAAGCCTGCGCGCCAGCATCCGTTCGGCGCTGCTGGCAGATAAGCTGGGCCAGGTCGCCGGACCGAAGATGAGCGCGACGGAAATCTTGGAACGGTCCACGGAAATGGCGCGCATTCTCGGCGCGACCTATGGGCGGCTGCAGTCGGAACTGCTCAGCCCGATGATCGATCGCGGTCTCGCCATCTTGCGCCGTCGTGGGGAAATT
This DNA window, taken from Magnetovibrio sp., encodes the following:
- a CDS encoding portal protein, with the protein product MTDLTPQSIIQSYQRAKDRRRTWEAHWNDCYDFTLPQRNPNTLAGRKAGDKLFDGTAPDAVDQLAASLLSNLTPPWARWVGLMPGTDVNDHDRELLAPKLEKVAGILQSHIDRSNFAIEIHQCFLDLVTVGTACLMLEESPLGETSAFRFTAVPLFDVVFENDAGGRLDGTMRRMELTRRELKQRYPDAPDMGEEQAALIGGEETRIPVIEAVFPDDKGYRYMAVAEPAPGLVSDATVLSQGRFEKSPFINFRWLKAPGEIYGRSPVMKALPDIKTANKVVELVLKNASIAVTGIWQADDDGVLNPANIKLVPGAIIPKAVGSSGLTPLAAPGRFDISGLVLESLRASIRSALLADKLGQVAGPKMSATEILERSTEMARILGATYGRLQSELLSPMIDRGLAILRRRGEIPAIAIDGRTVDIDYKSPLARRQAQEDISGAVAWFQAVQQLGGGAVDIINVPRTARWLAKAFRVPEELLHSEQDLARNLAPESASKSRPAQGVDLGALSKILSGQSPSEQAAITPAQAVTPPAFNRGTITPSTTPPSPGAPLNPFKGISS